A portion of the Salvelinus fontinalis isolate EN_2023a chromosome 32, ASM2944872v1, whole genome shotgun sequence genome contains these proteins:
- the LOC129831047 gene encoding ras-related protein Rab-39B-like, which yields MDILWQYQFRIILLGDSTVGKSSLLKRFTDGIYSDVADPTVGVDFYARSLDIEPGIKIKLQLWDTAGQERFRSITTSYYRNSVGGLLVFDLTNHNTFDHVREWHKEVSEHILPHNMVYILIGHKSDLNKDRKVTRDEAEQLAAEMGIRYVETSAKCNSNVDRAFQLLSRDIYELMKMGQITTRDGWDGVKSGLTARVLYPGDEDIEVEPREKSCNC from the exons ATGGATATTTTGTGGCAATATCAATTCAGGATAATTTTGCTAGGAGACTCGACAGTAGGGAAATCATCTTTACTGAAGCGGTTTACAGATGGAATTTACAGCGATGTAGCGGATCCAACGGTCGGTGTTGATTTTTATGCCCGTTCGCTAGACATCGAGCCAGGGATTAAAATCAAGCTTCAGCTGTGGGACACGGCTGGACAGGAGCGATTTAG GTCCATCACCACTTCCTACTATCGTAACTCAGTGGGCGGGCTCCTCGTGTTCGACCTGACCAATCACAACACCTTCGACCACGTGAGGGAGTGGCACAAGGAAGTGAGCGAGCACATCCTGCCGCACAACATGGTCTACATCCTGATTGGCCACAAAAGCGACCTAAACAAGGACCGGAAGGTGACGCGGGACGAGGCTGAGCAGCTGGCGGCGGAGATGGGGATACGCTATGTGGAGACATCGGCTAAATGCAACAGCAACGTGGACCGGGCCTTCCAGCTGCTCAGCAGGGACATCTATGAGCTGATGAAGATGGGGCAGATCACCACGAGGGACGGATGGGATGGGGTGAAGAGTGGCCTCACTGCCAGGGTCCTGTACCCGGGTGATGAGGACATTGAGGTGGAGCCAAGGGAGAAGAGTTGCAACTGCTGA
- the LOC129831045 gene encoding glucocorticoid modulatory element-binding protein 1-like isoform X3 has product MPSSLSGCVRVHKNVGYTGRGVRMAQTEVTTVSMGDLMVMRAAEEDDGDDNESKTQVILQLQPITASMDESGEADTAVVAVESHPETTVDGEDVELGYPITCGECKAVLLVKKFVCPGINVKCVKYEDQLISPKQFVHMSGKATLKDWKRAIRMSGVMLRKMMDSGQLDFYEHSTLCTNTCRSTKFDLLINNTRFPPDGSGLTTPTSSQAQVVIGNGGQVAMTTEERSEVLTGTVDWSSGAVAGETTEKKETSEISEETLNFWRGIADVGLMGEVVDNIRTELLEMLRGVQLRSEQAAMQDAEVAVLSNLAQVFGLLDSVKHILSVRREQTDPGEEQVISTLTNLELQLEEQRRQQHVRAQLCHPQPLNNISHIPGGKPTKPKAKRPRLQRPASTTTLLTSSLSQPQTATLQPQQFTILSPISFSSMGQPFSLSGLPMATLGQQNNTVTLHTLPAGAQTFTRYITTMVGADGKTETLTLHPSQGLTLVGTTLQDPSQLGGTMMSPMELVQLTQGGVTDGGEMMVEQPMGQVVEMGMVQEGLVEGVEDKSQAHTTVIEIDPTPGDHDQTMGAVMELQLAQEGEAEAGEEGSAVVVHTGMEVTMVSEGVEGGEEMVMQGESEDAQGDVLEAGQQSQVEGVQLDANGQISGLRIVVIEEETQEEDKDK; this is encoded by the exons ATGCCCAGCAGCTTGTCGGGATGTGTTCGAGTTCATAAAAACG TAGGTTACACTGGGAGAGGAGTCAGGATGGCACAAACCGAGGTGACGACAGTCTCCATGGGGGACTTGATGGTGATGAGGGCTGCTGAGGAAGATGATGGTGATGACAATGAAAGCAAGACACAGGTCATCCTCCAGCTACAACCAATCACAGCAAG TATGGATGAGTCGGGAGAGGCAGACACAGCTGTTGTGGCTGTGGAGTCACACCCAG AAACAACAGTTGACGGGGAGGACGTAGAGTTGGGCTATCCCATCACATGTGGAGAGTGTAAAGCTGTGCTACTGGTCAAGAAGTTTGTCTGTCCTGGAATAAACGTCAAATGTGTCAAG TATGAAGACCAGCTGATCAGTCCCAAGCAGTTTGTCCACATGTCTGGGAAGGCTACACTGAAAGACTGGAAGAGAGCTATCCGGATGAGCGGGGTCATGCTCAG GAAGATGATGGACTCGGGGCAGCTAGACTTCTATGAACACAGCACTCTGTGCACCAACACGTGTCGAAGCACCAAGTTTGACCTGCTGATCAACAACACGCGCTTCCCCCCTGACGGCAGCGGCCTCACCACACCCACCTCCTCACAAG cccaggtGGTGATTGGTAATGGTGGCCAGGTTGCCATGACAACAGAGGAGAGGTCAGAGGTTCTGACCGGAACAGTGGATTGGAGTTCTGGGGCCGTAGCAGGGGAGACAACAGAGAAGAAGGAAACCAGTGAGATATCAG AGGAGACGTTGAACTTCTGGAGAGGCATAGCTGATGTAGGCCTGATGGGGGAGGTGGTGGACAACATCAGGACAGAGCTGCTGGAGATGCTGAGAGGAGTGCAGCTACGCAGCGAGCAGGCTGCCATGCAGGACGCAG aggtggCAGTGTTGAGTAACCTGGCCCAGGTGTTCGGCCTGCTGGACTCGGTCAAACACATCCTGAGCGTAAGGAGAGAACAGACTGACCCTGGAGAGGAGCAGGTCATTAGCACACTGACCA ACCTGGAGCTGCAGCTGGAGGAACAGAGACGACAGCAGCACGTCAGAGCTCAGCTCTGCCACCCTCAGCCCCTCAACAACATCAGCCACATCCCAGGAGGCAAACCCACCAAGCCCAAGGCCAAACGCCCCCGTCTGCAGCGGCCAgcctccaccaccaccctcctcacctcctccctctcccagccCCAGACAGCCACCCTGCAGCCCCAGCAGTTCACTATCCTCTCCCCCATTTCATTCTCCTCCATGGGCCAGCCCTTCTCCCTGTCAGGCCTCCCAATGGCCACGCTGGGTCAACAGAACAACACAGTAACCCTTCACACTCTGCCCGCCGGCGCTCAGACCTTCACCCGATACATTACCACCATGGTGGGGGCCGACGGCAAGACGGAGACCCTGACGCTGCACCCTTCCCAGGGGCTGACGCTAGTGGGCACCACCCTCCAGGACCCCAGTCAGCTGGGAGGAACCATGATGAGTCCCATGGAGCTGGTCCAACTCACCCAGGGAGGGGTGACCGACGGTGGGGAGATGATGGTGGAGCAGCCCATGGGCCAGGTTGTGGAGATGGGGATGGTACAGGAGGGATTGGTAGAGGGGGTTGAGGACAAGAGCCAGGCACACACCACCGTGATTGAGATCGACCCCACGCCGGGCGACCATGACCAGACCATGGGGGCGGTGATGGAGCTACAGCTGGCCCAAGAAGGAGAGGCCGAGGCTGGGGAGGAGGGCTCTGCCGTAGTGGTCCATACTGGGATGGAGGTGACCATGGTCTCGGAGGGGgttgagggaggggaggagatggtgaTGCAGGGAGAGTCGGAAGATGCCCAGGGGGATGTGCTTGAGGCTGGGCAGCAGAGCCAGGTAGAGGGTGTACAGCTGGATGCTAATGGGCAGATCTCAGGCCTAAGGATAGTGGTGATCGAGGAGGAGACTCAGGAAGAGGACAAGGACAAATGA
- the LOC129831045 gene encoding glucocorticoid modulatory element-binding protein 1-like isoform X2, translating to MPSSLSGCVRVHKNGYTGRGVRMAQTEVTTVSMGDLMVMRAAEEDDGDDNESKTQVILQLQPITASMDESGEADTAVVAVESHPETTVDGEDVELGYPITCGECKAVLLVKKFVCPGINVKCVKYEDQLISPKQFVHMSGKATLKDWKRAIRMSGVMLRKMMDSGQLDFYEHSTLCTNTCRSTKFDLLINNTRFPPDGSGLTTPTSSQAQVVIGNGGQVAMTTEERSEVLTGTVDWSSGAVAGETTEKKETSEISEETLNFWRGIADVGLMGEVVDNIRTELLEMLRGVQLRSEQAAMQDADSCLVEVAVLSNLAQVFGLLDSVKHILSVRREQTDPGEEQVISTLTNLELQLEEQRRQQHVRAQLCHPQPLNNISHIPGGKPTKPKAKRPRLQRPASTTTLLTSSLSQPQTATLQPQQFTILSPISFSSMGQPFSLSGLPMATLGQQNNTVTLHTLPAGAQTFTRYITTMVGADGKTETLTLHPSQGLTLVGTTLQDPSQLGGTMMSPMELVQLTQGGVTDGGEMMVEQPMGQVVEMGMVQEGLVEGVEDKSQAHTTVIEIDPTPGDHDQTMGAVMELQLAQEGEAEAGEEGSAVVVHTGMEVTMVSEGVEGGEEMVMQGESEDAQGDVLEAGQQSQVEGVQLDANGQISGLRIVVIEEETQEEDKDK from the exons ATGCCCAGCAGCTTGTCGGGATGTGTTCGAGTTCATAAAAACG GTTACACTGGGAGAGGAGTCAGGATGGCACAAACCGAGGTGACGACAGTCTCCATGGGGGACTTGATGGTGATGAGGGCTGCTGAGGAAGATGATGGTGATGACAATGAAAGCAAGACACAGGTCATCCTCCAGCTACAACCAATCACAGCAAG TATGGATGAGTCGGGAGAGGCAGACACAGCTGTTGTGGCTGTGGAGTCACACCCAG AAACAACAGTTGACGGGGAGGACGTAGAGTTGGGCTATCCCATCACATGTGGAGAGTGTAAAGCTGTGCTACTGGTCAAGAAGTTTGTCTGTCCTGGAATAAACGTCAAATGTGTCAAG TATGAAGACCAGCTGATCAGTCCCAAGCAGTTTGTCCACATGTCTGGGAAGGCTACACTGAAAGACTGGAAGAGAGCTATCCGGATGAGCGGGGTCATGCTCAG GAAGATGATGGACTCGGGGCAGCTAGACTTCTATGAACACAGCACTCTGTGCACCAACACGTGTCGAAGCACCAAGTTTGACCTGCTGATCAACAACACGCGCTTCCCCCCTGACGGCAGCGGCCTCACCACACCCACCTCCTCACAAG cccaggtGGTGATTGGTAATGGTGGCCAGGTTGCCATGACAACAGAGGAGAGGTCAGAGGTTCTGACCGGAACAGTGGATTGGAGTTCTGGGGCCGTAGCAGGGGAGACAACAGAGAAGAAGGAAACCAGTGAGATATCAG AGGAGACGTTGAACTTCTGGAGAGGCATAGCTGATGTAGGCCTGATGGGGGAGGTGGTGGACAACATCAGGACAGAGCTGCTGGAGATGCTGAGAGGAGTGCAGCTACGCAGCGAGCAGGCTGCCATGCAGGACGCAG ATtcctgtctggtagaggtggCAGTGTTGAGTAACCTGGCCCAGGTGTTCGGCCTGCTGGACTCGGTCAAACACATCCTGAGCGTAAGGAGAGAACAGACTGACCCTGGAGAGGAGCAGGTCATTAGCACACTGACCA ACCTGGAGCTGCAGCTGGAGGAACAGAGACGACAGCAGCACGTCAGAGCTCAGCTCTGCCACCCTCAGCCCCTCAACAACATCAGCCACATCCCAGGAGGCAAACCCACCAAGCCCAAGGCCAAACGCCCCCGTCTGCAGCGGCCAgcctccaccaccaccctcctcacctcctccctctcccagccCCAGACAGCCACCCTGCAGCCCCAGCAGTTCACTATCCTCTCCCCCATTTCATTCTCCTCCATGGGCCAGCCCTTCTCCCTGTCAGGCCTCCCAATGGCCACGCTGGGTCAACAGAACAACACAGTAACCCTTCACACTCTGCCCGCCGGCGCTCAGACCTTCACCCGATACATTACCACCATGGTGGGGGCCGACGGCAAGACGGAGACCCTGACGCTGCACCCTTCCCAGGGGCTGACGCTAGTGGGCACCACCCTCCAGGACCCCAGTCAGCTGGGAGGAACCATGATGAGTCCCATGGAGCTGGTCCAACTCACCCAGGGAGGGGTGACCGACGGTGGGGAGATGATGGTGGAGCAGCCCATGGGCCAGGTTGTGGAGATGGGGATGGTACAGGAGGGATTGGTAGAGGGGGTTGAGGACAAGAGCCAGGCACACACCACCGTGATTGAGATCGACCCCACGCCGGGCGACCATGACCAGACCATGGGGGCGGTGATGGAGCTACAGCTGGCCCAAGAAGGAGAGGCCGAGGCTGGGGAGGAGGGCTCTGCCGTAGTGGTCCATACTGGGATGGAGGTGACCATGGTCTCGGAGGGGgttgagggaggggaggagatggtgaTGCAGGGAGAGTCGGAAGATGCCCAGGGGGATGTGCTTGAGGCTGGGCAGCAGAGCCAGGTAGAGGGTGTACAGCTGGATGCTAATGGGCAGATCTCAGGCCTAAGGATAGTGGTGATCGAGGAGGAGACTCAGGAAGAGGACAAGGACAAATGA
- the LOC129831045 gene encoding glucocorticoid modulatory element-binding protein 1-like isoform X1, which translates to MPSSLSGCVRVHKNVGYTGRGVRMAQTEVTTVSMGDLMVMRAAEEDDGDDNESKTQVILQLQPITASMDESGEADTAVVAVESHPETTVDGEDVELGYPITCGECKAVLLVKKFVCPGINVKCVKYEDQLISPKQFVHMSGKATLKDWKRAIRMSGVMLRKMMDSGQLDFYEHSTLCTNTCRSTKFDLLINNTRFPPDGSGLTTPTSSQAQVVIGNGGQVAMTTEERSEVLTGTVDWSSGAVAGETTEKKETSEISEETLNFWRGIADVGLMGEVVDNIRTELLEMLRGVQLRSEQAAMQDADSCLVEVAVLSNLAQVFGLLDSVKHILSVRREQTDPGEEQVISTLTNLELQLEEQRRQQHVRAQLCHPQPLNNISHIPGGKPTKPKAKRPRLQRPASTTTLLTSSLSQPQTATLQPQQFTILSPISFSSMGQPFSLSGLPMATLGQQNNTVTLHTLPAGAQTFTRYITTMVGADGKTETLTLHPSQGLTLVGTTLQDPSQLGGTMMSPMELVQLTQGGVTDGGEMMVEQPMGQVVEMGMVQEGLVEGVEDKSQAHTTVIEIDPTPGDHDQTMGAVMELQLAQEGEAEAGEEGSAVVVHTGMEVTMVSEGVEGGEEMVMQGESEDAQGDVLEAGQQSQVEGVQLDANGQISGLRIVVIEEETQEEDKDK; encoded by the exons ATGCCCAGCAGCTTGTCGGGATGTGTTCGAGTTCATAAAAACG TAGGTTACACTGGGAGAGGAGTCAGGATGGCACAAACCGAGGTGACGACAGTCTCCATGGGGGACTTGATGGTGATGAGGGCTGCTGAGGAAGATGATGGTGATGACAATGAAAGCAAGACACAGGTCATCCTCCAGCTACAACCAATCACAGCAAG TATGGATGAGTCGGGAGAGGCAGACACAGCTGTTGTGGCTGTGGAGTCACACCCAG AAACAACAGTTGACGGGGAGGACGTAGAGTTGGGCTATCCCATCACATGTGGAGAGTGTAAAGCTGTGCTACTGGTCAAGAAGTTTGTCTGTCCTGGAATAAACGTCAAATGTGTCAAG TATGAAGACCAGCTGATCAGTCCCAAGCAGTTTGTCCACATGTCTGGGAAGGCTACACTGAAAGACTGGAAGAGAGCTATCCGGATGAGCGGGGTCATGCTCAG GAAGATGATGGACTCGGGGCAGCTAGACTTCTATGAACACAGCACTCTGTGCACCAACACGTGTCGAAGCACCAAGTTTGACCTGCTGATCAACAACACGCGCTTCCCCCCTGACGGCAGCGGCCTCACCACACCCACCTCCTCACAAG cccaggtGGTGATTGGTAATGGTGGCCAGGTTGCCATGACAACAGAGGAGAGGTCAGAGGTTCTGACCGGAACAGTGGATTGGAGTTCTGGGGCCGTAGCAGGGGAGACAACAGAGAAGAAGGAAACCAGTGAGATATCAG AGGAGACGTTGAACTTCTGGAGAGGCATAGCTGATGTAGGCCTGATGGGGGAGGTGGTGGACAACATCAGGACAGAGCTGCTGGAGATGCTGAGAGGAGTGCAGCTACGCAGCGAGCAGGCTGCCATGCAGGACGCAG ATtcctgtctggtagaggtggCAGTGTTGAGTAACCTGGCCCAGGTGTTCGGCCTGCTGGACTCGGTCAAACACATCCTGAGCGTAAGGAGAGAACAGACTGACCCTGGAGAGGAGCAGGTCATTAGCACACTGACCA ACCTGGAGCTGCAGCTGGAGGAACAGAGACGACAGCAGCACGTCAGAGCTCAGCTCTGCCACCCTCAGCCCCTCAACAACATCAGCCACATCCCAGGAGGCAAACCCACCAAGCCCAAGGCCAAACGCCCCCGTCTGCAGCGGCCAgcctccaccaccaccctcctcacctcctccctctcccagccCCAGACAGCCACCCTGCAGCCCCAGCAGTTCACTATCCTCTCCCCCATTTCATTCTCCTCCATGGGCCAGCCCTTCTCCCTGTCAGGCCTCCCAATGGCCACGCTGGGTCAACAGAACAACACAGTAACCCTTCACACTCTGCCCGCCGGCGCTCAGACCTTCACCCGATACATTACCACCATGGTGGGGGCCGACGGCAAGACGGAGACCCTGACGCTGCACCCTTCCCAGGGGCTGACGCTAGTGGGCACCACCCTCCAGGACCCCAGTCAGCTGGGAGGAACCATGATGAGTCCCATGGAGCTGGTCCAACTCACCCAGGGAGGGGTGACCGACGGTGGGGAGATGATGGTGGAGCAGCCCATGGGCCAGGTTGTGGAGATGGGGATGGTACAGGAGGGATTGGTAGAGGGGGTTGAGGACAAGAGCCAGGCACACACCACCGTGATTGAGATCGACCCCACGCCGGGCGACCATGACCAGACCATGGGGGCGGTGATGGAGCTACAGCTGGCCCAAGAAGGAGAGGCCGAGGCTGGGGAGGAGGGCTCTGCCGTAGTGGTCCATACTGGGATGGAGGTGACCATGGTCTCGGAGGGGgttgagggaggggaggagatggtgaTGCAGGGAGAGTCGGAAGATGCCCAGGGGGATGTGCTTGAGGCTGGGCAGCAGAGCCAGGTAGAGGGTGTACAGCTGGATGCTAATGGGCAGATCTCAGGCCTAAGGATAGTGGTGATCGAGGAGGAGACTCAGGAAGAGGACAAGGACAAATGA
- the LOC129831045 gene encoding glucocorticoid modulatory element-binding protein 1-like isoform X4: MAQTEVTTVSMGDLMVMRAAEEDDGDDNESKTQVILQLQPITASMDESGEADTAVVAVESHPETTVDGEDVELGYPITCGECKAVLLVKKFVCPGINVKCVKYEDQLISPKQFVHMSGKATLKDWKRAIRMSGVMLRKMMDSGQLDFYEHSTLCTNTCRSTKFDLLINNTRFPPDGSGLTTPTSSQAQVVIGNGGQVAMTTEERSEVLTGTVDWSSGAVAGETTEKKETSEISEETLNFWRGIADVGLMGEVVDNIRTELLEMLRGVQLRSEQAAMQDADSCLVEVAVLSNLAQVFGLLDSVKHILSVRREQTDPGEEQVISTLTNLELQLEEQRRQQHVRAQLCHPQPLNNISHIPGGKPTKPKAKRPRLQRPASTTTLLTSSLSQPQTATLQPQQFTILSPISFSSMGQPFSLSGLPMATLGQQNNTVTLHTLPAGAQTFTRYITTMVGADGKTETLTLHPSQGLTLVGTTLQDPSQLGGTMMSPMELVQLTQGGVTDGGEMMVEQPMGQVVEMGMVQEGLVEGVEDKSQAHTTVIEIDPTPGDHDQTMGAVMELQLAQEGEAEAGEEGSAVVVHTGMEVTMVSEGVEGGEEMVMQGESEDAQGDVLEAGQQSQVEGVQLDANGQISGLRIVVIEEETQEEDKDK, encoded by the exons ATGGCACAAACCGAGGTGACGACAGTCTCCATGGGGGACTTGATGGTGATGAGGGCTGCTGAGGAAGATGATGGTGATGACAATGAAAGCAAGACACAGGTCATCCTCCAGCTACAACCAATCACAGCAAG TATGGATGAGTCGGGAGAGGCAGACACAGCTGTTGTGGCTGTGGAGTCACACCCAG AAACAACAGTTGACGGGGAGGACGTAGAGTTGGGCTATCCCATCACATGTGGAGAGTGTAAAGCTGTGCTACTGGTCAAGAAGTTTGTCTGTCCTGGAATAAACGTCAAATGTGTCAAG TATGAAGACCAGCTGATCAGTCCCAAGCAGTTTGTCCACATGTCTGGGAAGGCTACACTGAAAGACTGGAAGAGAGCTATCCGGATGAGCGGGGTCATGCTCAG GAAGATGATGGACTCGGGGCAGCTAGACTTCTATGAACACAGCACTCTGTGCACCAACACGTGTCGAAGCACCAAGTTTGACCTGCTGATCAACAACACGCGCTTCCCCCCTGACGGCAGCGGCCTCACCACACCCACCTCCTCACAAG cccaggtGGTGATTGGTAATGGTGGCCAGGTTGCCATGACAACAGAGGAGAGGTCAGAGGTTCTGACCGGAACAGTGGATTGGAGTTCTGGGGCCGTAGCAGGGGAGACAACAGAGAAGAAGGAAACCAGTGAGATATCAG AGGAGACGTTGAACTTCTGGAGAGGCATAGCTGATGTAGGCCTGATGGGGGAGGTGGTGGACAACATCAGGACAGAGCTGCTGGAGATGCTGAGAGGAGTGCAGCTACGCAGCGAGCAGGCTGCCATGCAGGACGCAG ATtcctgtctggtagaggtggCAGTGTTGAGTAACCTGGCCCAGGTGTTCGGCCTGCTGGACTCGGTCAAACACATCCTGAGCGTAAGGAGAGAACAGACTGACCCTGGAGAGGAGCAGGTCATTAGCACACTGACCA ACCTGGAGCTGCAGCTGGAGGAACAGAGACGACAGCAGCACGTCAGAGCTCAGCTCTGCCACCCTCAGCCCCTCAACAACATCAGCCACATCCCAGGAGGCAAACCCACCAAGCCCAAGGCCAAACGCCCCCGTCTGCAGCGGCCAgcctccaccaccaccctcctcacctcctccctctcccagccCCAGACAGCCACCCTGCAGCCCCAGCAGTTCACTATCCTCTCCCCCATTTCATTCTCCTCCATGGGCCAGCCCTTCTCCCTGTCAGGCCTCCCAATGGCCACGCTGGGTCAACAGAACAACACAGTAACCCTTCACACTCTGCCCGCCGGCGCTCAGACCTTCACCCGATACATTACCACCATGGTGGGGGCCGACGGCAAGACGGAGACCCTGACGCTGCACCCTTCCCAGGGGCTGACGCTAGTGGGCACCACCCTCCAGGACCCCAGTCAGCTGGGAGGAACCATGATGAGTCCCATGGAGCTGGTCCAACTCACCCAGGGAGGGGTGACCGACGGTGGGGAGATGATGGTGGAGCAGCCCATGGGCCAGGTTGTGGAGATGGGGATGGTACAGGAGGGATTGGTAGAGGGGGTTGAGGACAAGAGCCAGGCACACACCACCGTGATTGAGATCGACCCCACGCCGGGCGACCATGACCAGACCATGGGGGCGGTGATGGAGCTACAGCTGGCCCAAGAAGGAGAGGCCGAGGCTGGGGAGGAGGGCTCTGCCGTAGTGGTCCATACTGGGATGGAGGTGACCATGGTCTCGGAGGGGgttgagggaggggaggagatggtgaTGCAGGGAGAGTCGGAAGATGCCCAGGGGGATGTGCTTGAGGCTGGGCAGCAGAGCCAGGTAGAGGGTGTACAGCTGGATGCTAATGGGCAGATCTCAGGCCTAAGGATAGTGGTGATCGAGGAGGAGACTCAGGAAGAGGACAAGGACAAATGA